The genomic segment GCGATCTCAGCCAGAAGGTCGACCCCTACCTGCGCCCCCTGTATGACGCACTGCTGGATATGCTGGGCTTTGAGAAAGTTGAAAAGCTGGTCGAGCGTAAGGTGATTGAGATAGCACCTCTCGCCTACATGCGTGGCCGAACCCTCAATGATGCCTTCGTGATCCTGGATGAGAGCCAGAACACCACGGTTGAGCAGATGAAGATGTTCCTCACCCGGATCGGCTTCAACTCTAAGGCCGTCATCACCGGAGATATCACCCAAATCGATCTGCCGCGTAACCAGCGCTCGGGGCTGCGTCACTCGCTGGAGGTTCTCAGGGAGGTTGACGAAATTAGCTTTAATCTGTTCTGCGCAGACGACGTGGTTCGTCACCCTGTGGTGGCCCGGATTGTTCAGGCCTATGAGAAGTATGAAGCGGATCACCGCAAGGAGCAGCAGGCATGAGTATCACCCTGGATCTGCAAATTGCCTGTGACGAACAAGCGTCCCTGCCAACGGCAGAGCAGTTTCAGCACTGGTGTGAGGCCGCCATTTTGCCGTTTCAGGCCGAGGCGGAGCTGACGGTTCGCATTGTAGAGAGTGAAGAAAGTCAGCAGCTAAACGCCCAGTATCGGGGAAAGGACAAGCCTACCAATGTGCTCTCCTTTCCCTTTGAAGTACCGGATGGTATAGAGCTTCCATTGCTCGGCGATCTGGTGATTAGCCATCAGGTAGTTGCCCGGGAAGCCCGGGAGCAGAACAAGAGCGAACAGGCACACTGGGCTCATATGGTTGTGCATGGCTGTCTGCACCTGCTGGGCTATGATCATATTGAAGATCAGCAAGCCGAAGAGATGGAACAGCAAGAACGGGAGATCTTGGCAGATCTGGGTTATGCTGATCCATATCAGGATGACGAAAGCTGAAGGAGAACCACAAAACTCATGAGCGATGACCACCCTCACTCGAGTTACGATTCAACGAAGAAGTCCTGGGTCAGCCGTTTAATTCAGCTGTTTCAGGATGAGCCAAAGAACCGGGATGAACTGTTTGAAGTAATCCACGATGCCGAAGAACGTGATCTAATCGACCAAGACACCAAAGATATGATTGAGGGCGTCCTTGAAGTCTCAGAGCTTCGGGTCCGCGATATCATGATCCCTCGCTCACAGATGGTCACCATAGATATCACCCAAACGGTACATCAGTTCCTGCCGATCGTGATTGAATCCGCTCACTCCCGCTTCCCTGTGATCAATGAAGATAAGGATCACATCGAAGGGATCCTGCTGGCCAAGGATATGCTGCAGTATGGCTTTGATGCCGATCTGCACTGCTCCATCGATAAGATCCTGCGGCCGGCCGTTATTGTTCCTGAAAGTAAGCGTATCGACAAGCTCCTCAAGGAGTTTCGCGAAAAGCGTTACCACATGGCCATAGTGGTCGATGAGTTTGGCGGCGTATCAGGACTGGTCACCATTGAGGATATTCTTGAGCAGATCGTCGGTGAGATTGAAGATGAATATGATGACGCCGATGATAACACCGCAGAGATCCGCCCCATCAGCAAACAGCTGTATGCGGTGGGTGCTCTGACCCCCATCGATA from the Dongshaea marina genome contains:
- the ybeY gene encoding rRNA maturation RNase YbeY — encoded protein: MSITLDLQIACDEQASLPTAEQFQHWCEAAILPFQAEAELTVRIVESEESQQLNAQYRGKDKPTNVLSFPFEVPDGIELPLLGDLVISHQVVAREAREQNKSEQAHWAHMVVHGCLHLLGYDHIEDQQAEEMEQQEREILADLGYADPYQDDES
- the corC gene encoding CNNM family magnesium/cobalt transport protein CorC (CorC(YbeX) belongs to the Cyclin M Mg2+ Exporter (CNNM) family, and was characterized as belonging to a set of three proteins, at least one of which must be present for CorA to function.), encoding MSDDHPHSSYDSTKKSWVSRLIQLFQDEPKNRDELFEVIHDAEERDLIDQDTKDMIEGVLEVSELRVRDIMIPRSQMVTIDITQTVHQFLPIVIESAHSRFPVINEDKDHIEGILLAKDMLQYGFDADLHCSIDKILRPAVIVPESKRIDKLLKEFREKRYHMAIVVDEFGGVSGLVTIEDILEQIVGEIEDEYDDADDNTAEIRPISKQLYAVGALTPIDNFNDMFGTHFSDEEVDTMGGLVVQAFGHLPKRGEVVELEGYQFKITHADRRRLLQLQVKTPEQQTEQQADH